From the Ctenopharyngodon idella isolate HZGC_01 chromosome 3, HZGC01, whole genome shotgun sequence genome, one window contains:
- the rbbp6 gene encoding E3 ubiquitin-protein ligase RBBP6 isoform X2 — protein MSCVHYKFSSKLNYDTVTFDGLHITLSDLKRQIMGREKLKAADCDLQITNAQTKEEYTDDGALIPKNSSVIIRRIPIGGLKSTSKTYVIDRSEPSGSSKAIDDSSSISLALLSKTANLAETNASEEDKIKAMMSQSNHDYDPIHYAKKLVGPPPPNYTCFRCGKTGHYIRNCPTNGDRSFEAPQRIKKSTGIPRSFMVEVDDPNRKGVMLTNSGIYAIPTIDAEAYAIGKKEKPPFLPQNQSSSSEEEDPVPDELLCLICKDLMTDAVVIPCCGNSYCDECIRTCLLESDEHVCPTCKQSDVSPDALIANKFLRQAVNNFRNETGYTKRIRKAAAAAQVSAQGAPTQASAQRPPLRLATSRQQDPLMANVPSSTADSTPPQSTPAAPLSPVITHQPSSTPPSSSSSTVHSSTAPAESSYSPVVNSPQHSTKQDDPPSSKEPEVSASTVVPSSEPSVLTTSAFPKGFHVPVLGKPNMPQHHMHRPGQPRASGPRPTGNRPAWDPSTNRGRPPSERPPRTQPPPVQNLPPVVPPVYAPPGLFPPPPHPMPQPPGVVPQQYPIQYPPGQQPPPPFNIPPPVFPPVPPVTAPWVPPGAQPPIANPIPSMPAAPFLSKEEFYRQQRRLKEDSQCRFVTREKKSKLEEFTNDFAKELLEYRKIQKERRRSYSRSKSPYRGSSYSGSSYSYSKSRSRSRSPRSYSRSLSRSRSRSRSRSRSRSRSYSRSPYPRRGRGRSRSYRSRSRTPTYHRSHSRSPSFRGREMSGMGSGIYRSRSRSPMYRNHSPSKKLPPPSQMEGDRKYTGRFREPPPYDAKAYYGRNVDQSDPYERERYREWEREYREWYDKYLKSYNNPPSGQMRGRAPGGRDPYTPERFAPPRPRENSPYGRGRREDYPPPPQSHSVPPRGRVAMTYQEKCAEKYGHLHVNTTGAARGLNKESLKPIKDREPSGSTATDPKSLKHKKHRKKKRDDGDLFSHSDSMDESRKDDRKGDSMLMNSSRDDATPVRDEPMDSAAVPYKSTPEKKKERTKSKADKGKRRSESSGQKKETSGKMSKPTREKDSDAPREKVAPTEPAIKRVKDEPSLKSELSKPQSSESKLMLPRKLMQSRPIKHHQELKPIKDELKSKKELVKDLPKQDKVPDKDGKVPKKEPEKPVKTEEKMPTKAVDAKLDKKKRKDDKPSLKDLDVPPLKIAKMEVDMAKSSPKPKPRLETERPVEKEKVAIPSLMDIKPEPVRKIKINREIGKRISSIDRPVSAEDSAHATGKSKTDKSRGKLRRKVHVSDGSGSLLVDYTSTSSTGGSPIKKHEEKLDLKKTVIKTLEEYTNDSSTPAEDEIVMIQVPRSKWEKEDYESEDDDSKVATRTDSINTSSSAPSGENTAAKSTDKESPHADKAPPVSKEADVKPAKDSTSCDKEKDSDKDKDRERERDRGKERDRSSTADRDITDKRKPSAPNQERERAQEKGSDHSSERSSSSQLSRDRQADRPEPTSRKPLGRETTTGLASRKPEHRDDARDHLGTRSKDERSPIRRRVSPSRVKDLHTDSGRKTLDAPQESNRSPSPSRNKRASSQNAPEPKRTGPEDHKGDWPCSKDSQGSRHSDVRPVKDREHRTPHRALTPEPRSDAEKGGIHGDHIKIPSVRSTRLSSDLTRETDEAAFVPDYSESDSETSDIESKMEQRGRERDSSGSQSPSPSGSHGHSSSPSSPGSQDSKKKKKDKKEKKEKKKHKKHKKHKKHKKHTSNESESELKGQKHKHKKKKSKKNKDKDKDDKEKDESERDEHKAKVSV, from the exons ATTGATGATTCTTCTTCCATTTCACTGGCCCTGCTTTCAAAG ACAGCCAATCTTGCTGAAACAAATGCATCAGAGGaagacaaaataaaagcaatgaTGTCTCAGTCCAACCATGACTATGACCCAATCCA TTATGCAAAGAAGCTTGTTGGTCCACCTCCACCAAACTACACATGCTTTCGTTGTGGAAAAACTGGACATTATATCAGAAACTGCCCAACAAATGGG GATCGAAGTTTTGAAGCTCCTCAACGAATAAAGAAAAGCACAGGAATTCCTCGAAGTTTCATGGTGGAGGTTGATGATCCAAACAGAAAGGGAGTCATGTTGACCAACAGTGGAATATATGCTATTCCTACTATTGATGC TGAGGCCTATGCCATTGGGAAAAAAGAGAAGCCACCATTCTTGCCCCAAAATCAATCTTCATCTTCAGAGGAAGAAGATCCTGTACCTGATGAGCTGCTGTGTTTGATCTGCAAGGATCTTATGACAGATGCTGTGGTTATACCCTGCTGTGGAAATAGCTACTGTGATGAGT GTATTCGAACATGTTTGCTGGAGTCTGACGAacatgtttgcccaacctgcaaACAATCGGATGTATCTCCTGATGCTTTGATCGCGAACAAATTCTTGCGCCAA GCAGTGAATAATTTTAGGAATGAAACAGGATATACCAAGAGGATTCGAAAAGCTGCAGCTGCTGCTCAAGTATCTGCACAGGGAGCCCCAACTCAGGCTTCTGCCCAGCGGCCACCTCTGAGACTGGCAACCTCACGCCAGCAGGACCCTCTTATGGCCAATGTTCCAAGCTCAACAGCTGATAGCACCCCTCCCCAAAGTACACCTGCTGCACCTTTATCGCCGGTTATCACTCATCAGCCCTCCAGTACCCCACCTTCTTCTAGCAGCTCTACTGTACACAGCAGCACTGCACCTGCAGAATCAAGCTATAGTCCTGTGGTGAACTCTCCTCAGCACTCTACTAAGCAGGATGACCCTCCTTCATCCAA ggAACCAGAGGTCTCAGCATCTACTGTTGTGCCTTCATCAGAGCCTTCTGTCCTGACAACTTCAGCTTTTCCAAAG GGATTCCATGTCCCAGTACTTGGGAAGCCGAATATGCCTCAGCACCACATGCACAGACCAG GACAGCCAAGGGCTAGTGGACCAAGGCCAACTGGAAACCGTCCTGCATGGGATCC GTCCACGAATAGAGGGAGACCTCCTAGTGAGCGACCACCAAGAACACAGCCTCCTCCAGTGCAAAATCTTCCACCTGTAGTCCCTCCAGTGTATGCGCCTCCTGGTCTGTTTCCTCCTCCACCACACCCTATGCCTCAGCCACCTGGTGTTGTTCCTCAGCAGTATCCTATACAGTATCCACCAGGACAGCAGCCTCCCCCTCCCTTCAACATTCCACCACCTGTATTTCCACCTGTCCCACCTGTGACGGCTCCGTGGGTGCCTCCTGGTGCCCAACCACCTATAGCCAACCCAATCCCTTCTATGCCAGCAGCACCTTTTCTGTCCAAGGAGGAGTTTTACCGCCAGCAGCGTAGACTTAAGGAAGA TTCCCAATGTCGATTCGTTACCAGGGAGAAGAAGTCCAAACTTGAAGAGTTTACCAATGACTTTGCCAAAGAGCTTTTGGAGTACAGAAAGATCCAGAAGGAGAGAAGGCGATCTTACTCTAG atcAAAATCTCCATACAGGGGTTCCTCCTATAGTGGTTCATCTTATTCCTATTCAAAATCTCGCTCTCGGTCCAGATCACCACGCTCCTACTCTCGATCACTATCCCGATCTCGGTCAAGATCCCGCTCACGCTCTCGTTCCCGATCACGCTCCTACTCTCGGTCACCATACCCCCGCAGGGGCCGAGGTCGAAGCCGTAGCTATCGATCCAGGTCACGCACTCCTACATACCATCGCTCCCACAGTAGATCTCCATCGTTTAGGGGTAGGGAAATGAGTGGAATGGGAAGTGGAATCTATCGTTCCCGCTCCAGATCCCCAATGTATAGAAATCACAGTCCCAGCAAGAAACTCCCACCACCTTCTCAAATGGAGGGTGATCGCAAATACACAGGGAGGTTCAGAGAGCCCCCTCCTTACGATGCTAAGGCTTATTATGGCCGAAACGTAGACCAGAGTGACCCCTATGAGAGAGAGCGATACAGGGAGTGGGAAAGAGAGTACAGGGAGTGGTACGACAAATACCTTAAGAGTTATAACAACCCACCAAGTGGTCAAATGAGAGGCCGTGCTCCAGGCGGCAGAGATCCCTATACCCCTGAGCGTTTTGCTCCTCCCCGACCAAGAGAAAACTCCCCCTATGGCAGGGGACGTCGAGAGGATTACCCACCGCCACCTCAGAGCCACAGTGTTCCTCCGAGAGGCAGAGTTGCCATGACATACCAAGAGAAGTGTGCTGAGAAGTATGGCCACCTTCATGTCAACACCACTGGAGCTGCAAGAGGGCTTAACAAAGAGTCTTTGAAACCTATCAAAGACAGAGAACCAAGTGGCAGCACCGCTACAGATCCTAAGTCTCTGAAACATAAGAAACATCGCAAAAAGAAGAGAGATGATGGTGACCTCTTCAGCCACTCTGACTCTATGGATGAATCCAGGAAAGATGACCGTAAAGGGGACTCCATGCTGATGAATTCAAGCCGTGATGATGCCACACCTGTCAGGGATGAGCCCATGGATAGTGCTGCAGTGCCCTACAAGAGTACCCCtgaaaagaagaaagagaggACTAAAAGCAAAGCTGACAAAGGTAAACGAAGGTCTGAATCCAGTGGGCAAAAGAAGGAAACATCAGGAAAGATGTCAAAGCCTACTAGAGAGAAGGATTCCGATGCACCGCGAGAGAAGGTGGCTCCCACTGAACCAGCCATAAAGAGAGTCAAAGACGAACCATCCCTCAAATCTGAACTAAGTAAACCTCAGTCTTCAGAGTCTAAACTCATGCTCCCACGCAAGTTGATGCAGTCTAGGCCCATCAAACACCACCAGGAGCTGAAGCCCATCAAAGATGAGCTCAAAAGCAAGAAGGAATTGGTGAAAGACCTTCCAAAGCAAGACAAAGTTCCTGACAAAGATGGGAAGGTCCCTAAAAAAGAGCCAGAGAAGCCTGTGAAAACTGAGGAGAAGATGCCCACCAAGGCAGTTGATGCCAAACTGGATAAAAAGAAACGGAAAGATGACAAGCCTTCTTTGAAAGACCTGGATGTCCCTCcattaaaaatagcaaaaatggAAGTTGACATGGCCAAAAGCTCTCCAAAACCTAAACCCAGACTGGAGACCGAAAGGCCAGTTGAGAAGGAAAAAGTAGCTATTCCATCTCTGATGGATATTAAGCCAGAGCCTGTAAGAAAGATTAAAATCAACAGGGAAATTGGCAAGAGAATATCTAGCATTGATCGGCCAGTTTCAGCTGAGGACTCTGCTCATGCCACAGGAAAGAGTAAGACGGACAAGTCTAGAGGAAAATTGAGGAGGAAGGTGCATGTTTCCGATGGGTCAGGATCCTTATTGGTTGATTACACCAG CACCAGCTCCACAGGAGGAAGCCCCATCAAAAAGCATGAGGAGAAGCTTGACCTAAAGAAGACTGTGATAAAGACTTTGGAGGAATACACCAATGACAGCTCCACCCCTGCTGAGGATGAAATCGTCATGATACAAGTGCCCCGTTCCAAGTGGGAAAAGGAGGACTATGAATCTGAGGACGATGATTCTAAGGTTGCCACTAGAACAGATAGCATCAACACATCCAGCTCTGCTCCTTCAGGGGAAAACACTGCTGCGAAATCAACTGACAAGGAGTCTCCTCACGCTGACAAAGCTCCACCTGTCTCCAAAGAGGCAGATGTCAAACCTGCCAAGGACTCCACGTCATGCGATAAGGAGAAAGATTCTGACAAGGACAAAGACAGAGAGCGAGAACGGGACCGAGGGAAAGAAAGAGACCGCAGCAGCACTGCAGATCGTGATATAACTGATAAAAGGAAACCTAGTGCACCTAATCAGGAGAGAGAGCGTGCGCAGGAGAAAGGCAGTGACCATAGCAGTGAACGGAGCTCTTCTTCCCAGTTATCCAGAGACAGGCAAGCTGACAGGCCTGAACCAACCTCTAGAAAGCCACTAGGTAGAGAGACAACTACAGGCCTTGCCAGTAGGAAACCAGAGCATAGAGATGATGCAAGAGACCACTTAGGCACAAGATCAAAAGATGAGAGAAGTCCAATCAGGAGGAGAGTATCACCCTCAAGGGTAAAAGACTTACACACAGACTCTGGGAGAAAAACACTTGATGCACCACAGGAGTCGAATAGGAGTCCAAGTCCAAGTAGGAATAAGAGAGCGTCATCGCAGAATGCCCCAGAGCCAAAACGAACTGGCCCAGAGGATCACAAAGGAGACTGGCCATGCAGTAAGGACAGCCAGGGTTCTAGGCATTCTGATGTGCGTCCTGTAAAGGACCGGGAGCACAGGACTCCTCATAGAGCTTTGACTCCAGAGCCTAGGTCTGATGCAGAGAAAGGTGGCATACATGGTGACCACATCAAAATCCCATCGGTGCGCTCCACGAGACTGTCATCAGATTTAACACGGGAAACCGATGAGGCTGCGTTTGTCCCTGACTACAGCGAAAGTGACAGCGAGACCTCGGACATTGAGAGCAAAATGGAGCAGAGAGGACGAGAGAGGGACAGCAGTGGCAGCCAGAGTCCAAGCCCCTCTGGAAGCCATGGACACAGCAGCAGCCCCAGCTCTCCGGGCAGTCAGGAcagcaaaaagaagaaaaaggacAAAAAGGAGAAGAAGGAAAAGAAGAAACACAAGAagcacaaaaaacacaaaaagcatAAGAAACATACAAGTAATGAGTCTGAATCAGAGCTCAAAGGACAGAAACacaaacataagaaaaaaaagtccaaaaagaacaaggacaaagacaaagatgaCAAGGAAAAAGATGAAAGTGAAAGAGATGAACACAAGGCAAAAGTAtctgtttaa
- the rbbp6 gene encoding E3 ubiquitin-protein ligase RBBP6 isoform X3, with protein MSCVHYKFSSKLNYDTVTFDGLHITLSDLKRQIMGREKLKAADCDLQITNAQTKEEYTDDGALIPKNSSVIIRRIPIGGLKSTSKTYVIDRSEPSGSSKAIDDSSSISLALLSKTANLAETNASEEDKIKAMMSQSNHDYDPIHYAKKLVGPPPPNYTCFRCGKTGHYIRNCPTNGQDRSFEAPQRIKKSTGIPRSFMVEVDDPNRKGVMLTNSGIYAIPTIDAEAYAIGKKEKPPFLPQNQSSSSEEEDPVPDELLCLICKDLMTDAVVIPCCGNSYCDECIRTCLLESDEHVCPTCKQSDVSPDALIANKFLRQAVNNFRNETGYTKRIRKAAAAAQVSAQGAPTQASAQRPPLRLATSRQQDPLMANVPSSTADSTPPQSTPAAPLSPVITHQPSSTPPSSSSSTVHSSTAPAESSYSPVVNSPQHSTKQDDPPSSKEPEVSASTVVPSSEPSVLTTSAFPKGFHVPVLGKPNMPQHHMHRPGQPRASGPRPTGNRPAWDPSTNRGRPPSERPPRTQPPPVQNLPPVVPPVYAPPGLFPPPPHPMPQPPGVVPQQYPIQYPPGQQPPPPFNIPPPVFPPVPPVTAPWVPPGAQPPIANPIPSMPAAPFLSKEEFYRQQRRLKEEEKKSKLEEFTNDFAKELLEYRKIQKERRRSYSRSKSPYRGSSYSGSSYSYSKSRSRSRSPRSYSRSLSRSRSRSRSRSRSRSRSYSRSPYPRRGRGRSRSYRSRSRTPTYHRSHSRSPSFRGREMSGMGSGIYRSRSRSPMYRNHSPSKKLPPPSQMEGDRKYTGRFREPPPYDAKAYYGRNVDQSDPYERERYREWEREYREWYDKYLKSYNNPPSGQMRGRAPGGRDPYTPERFAPPRPRENSPYGRGRREDYPPPPQSHSVPPRGRVAMTYQEKCAEKYGHLHVNTTGAARGLNKESLKPIKDREPSGSTATDPKSLKHKKHRKKKRDDGDLFSHSDSMDESRKDDRKGDSMLMNSSRDDATPVRDEPMDSAAVPYKSTPEKKKERTKSKADKGKRRSESSGQKKETSGKMSKPTREKDSDAPREKVAPTEPAIKRVKDEPSLKSELSKPQSSESKLMLPRKLMQSRPIKHHQELKPIKDELKSKKELVKDLPKQDKVPDKDGKVPKKEPEKPVKTEEKMPTKAVDAKLDKKKRKDDKPSLKDLDVPPLKIAKMEVDMAKSSPKPKPRLETERPVEKEKVAIPSLMDIKPEPVRKIKINREIGKRISSIDRPVSAEDSAHATGKSKTDKSRGKLRRKVHVSDGSGSLLVDYTSTSSTGGSPIKKHEEKLDLKKTVIKTLEEYTNDSSTPAEDEIVMIQVPRSKWEKEDYESEDDDSKVATRTDSINTSSSAPSGENTAAKSTDKESPHADKAPPVSKEADVKPAKDSTSCDKEKDSDKDKDRERERDRGKERDRSSTADRDITDKRKPSAPNQERERAQEKGSDHSSERSSSSQLSRDRQADRPEPTSRKPLGRETTTGLASRKPEHRDDARDHLGTRSKDERSPIRRRVSPSRVKDLHTDSGRKTLDAPQESNRSPSPSRNKRASSQNAPEPKRTGPEDHKGDWPCSKDSQGSRHSDVRPVKDREHRTPHRALTPEPRSDAEKGGIHGDHIKIPSVRSTRLSSDLTRETDEAAFVPDYSESDSETSDIESKMEQRGRERDSSGSQSPSPSGSHGHSSSPSSPGSQDSKKKKKDKKEKKEKKKHKKHKKHKKHKKHTSNESESELKGQKHKHKKKKSKKNKDKDKDDKEKDESERDEHKAKVSV; from the exons ATTGATGATTCTTCTTCCATTTCACTGGCCCTGCTTTCAAAG ACAGCCAATCTTGCTGAAACAAATGCATCAGAGGaagacaaaataaaagcaatgaTGTCTCAGTCCAACCATGACTATGACCCAATCCA TTATGCAAAGAAGCTTGTTGGTCCACCTCCACCAAACTACACATGCTTTCGTTGTGGAAAAACTGGACATTATATCAGAAACTGCCCAACAAATGGG CAGGATCGAAGTTTTGAAGCTCCTCAACGAATAAAGAAAAGCACAGGAATTCCTCGAAGTTTCATGGTGGAGGTTGATGATCCAAACAGAAAGGGAGTCATGTTGACCAACAGTGGAATATATGCTATTCCTACTATTGATGC TGAGGCCTATGCCATTGGGAAAAAAGAGAAGCCACCATTCTTGCCCCAAAATCAATCTTCATCTTCAGAGGAAGAAGATCCTGTACCTGATGAGCTGCTGTGTTTGATCTGCAAGGATCTTATGACAGATGCTGTGGTTATACCCTGCTGTGGAAATAGCTACTGTGATGAGT GTATTCGAACATGTTTGCTGGAGTCTGACGAacatgtttgcccaacctgcaaACAATCGGATGTATCTCCTGATGCTTTGATCGCGAACAAATTCTTGCGCCAA GCAGTGAATAATTTTAGGAATGAAACAGGATATACCAAGAGGATTCGAAAAGCTGCAGCTGCTGCTCAAGTATCTGCACAGGGAGCCCCAACTCAGGCTTCTGCCCAGCGGCCACCTCTGAGACTGGCAACCTCACGCCAGCAGGACCCTCTTATGGCCAATGTTCCAAGCTCAACAGCTGATAGCACCCCTCCCCAAAGTACACCTGCTGCACCTTTATCGCCGGTTATCACTCATCAGCCCTCCAGTACCCCACCTTCTTCTAGCAGCTCTACTGTACACAGCAGCACTGCACCTGCAGAATCAAGCTATAGTCCTGTGGTGAACTCTCCTCAGCACTCTACTAAGCAGGATGACCCTCCTTCATCCAA ggAACCAGAGGTCTCAGCATCTACTGTTGTGCCTTCATCAGAGCCTTCTGTCCTGACAACTTCAGCTTTTCCAAAG GGATTCCATGTCCCAGTACTTGGGAAGCCGAATATGCCTCAGCACCACATGCACAGACCAG GACAGCCAAGGGCTAGTGGACCAAGGCCAACTGGAAACCGTCCTGCATGGGATCC GTCCACGAATAGAGGGAGACCTCCTAGTGAGCGACCACCAAGAACACAGCCTCCTCCAGTGCAAAATCTTCCACCTGTAGTCCCTCCAGTGTATGCGCCTCCTGGTCTGTTTCCTCCTCCACCACACCCTATGCCTCAGCCACCTGGTGTTGTTCCTCAGCAGTATCCTATACAGTATCCACCAGGACAGCAGCCTCCCCCTCCCTTCAACATTCCACCACCTGTATTTCCACCTGTCCCACCTGTGACGGCTCCGTGGGTGCCTCCTGGTGCCCAACCACCTATAGCCAACCCAATCCCTTCTATGCCAGCAGCACCTTTTCTGTCCAAGGAGGAGTTTTACCGCCAGCAGCGTAGACTTAAGGAAGA GGAGAAGAAGTCCAAACTTGAAGAGTTTACCAATGACTTTGCCAAAGAGCTTTTGGAGTACAGAAAGATCCAGAAGGAGAGAAGGCGATCTTACTCTAG atcAAAATCTCCATACAGGGGTTCCTCCTATAGTGGTTCATCTTATTCCTATTCAAAATCTCGCTCTCGGTCCAGATCACCACGCTCCTACTCTCGATCACTATCCCGATCTCGGTCAAGATCCCGCTCACGCTCTCGTTCCCGATCACGCTCCTACTCTCGGTCACCATACCCCCGCAGGGGCCGAGGTCGAAGCCGTAGCTATCGATCCAGGTCACGCACTCCTACATACCATCGCTCCCACAGTAGATCTCCATCGTTTAGGGGTAGGGAAATGAGTGGAATGGGAAGTGGAATCTATCGTTCCCGCTCCAGATCCCCAATGTATAGAAATCACAGTCCCAGCAAGAAACTCCCACCACCTTCTCAAATGGAGGGTGATCGCAAATACACAGGGAGGTTCAGAGAGCCCCCTCCTTACGATGCTAAGGCTTATTATGGCCGAAACGTAGACCAGAGTGACCCCTATGAGAGAGAGCGATACAGGGAGTGGGAAAGAGAGTACAGGGAGTGGTACGACAAATACCTTAAGAGTTATAACAACCCACCAAGTGGTCAAATGAGAGGCCGTGCTCCAGGCGGCAGAGATCCCTATACCCCTGAGCGTTTTGCTCCTCCCCGACCAAGAGAAAACTCCCCCTATGGCAGGGGACGTCGAGAGGATTACCCACCGCCACCTCAGAGCCACAGTGTTCCTCCGAGAGGCAGAGTTGCCATGACATACCAAGAGAAGTGTGCTGAGAAGTATGGCCACCTTCATGTCAACACCACTGGAGCTGCAAGAGGGCTTAACAAAGAGTCTTTGAAACCTATCAAAGACAGAGAACCAAGTGGCAGCACCGCTACAGATCCTAAGTCTCTGAAACATAAGAAACATCGCAAAAAGAAGAGAGATGATGGTGACCTCTTCAGCCACTCTGACTCTATGGATGAATCCAGGAAAGATGACCGTAAAGGGGACTCCATGCTGATGAATTCAAGCCGTGATGATGCCACACCTGTCAGGGATGAGCCCATGGATAGTGCTGCAGTGCCCTACAAGAGTACCCCtgaaaagaagaaagagaggACTAAAAGCAAAGCTGACAAAGGTAAACGAAGGTCTGAATCCAGTGGGCAAAAGAAGGAAACATCAGGAAAGATGTCAAAGCCTACTAGAGAGAAGGATTCCGATGCACCGCGAGAGAAGGTGGCTCCCACTGAACCAGCCATAAAGAGAGTCAAAGACGAACCATCCCTCAAATCTGAACTAAGTAAACCTCAGTCTTCAGAGTCTAAACTCATGCTCCCACGCAAGTTGATGCAGTCTAGGCCCATCAAACACCACCAGGAGCTGAAGCCCATCAAAGATGAGCTCAAAAGCAAGAAGGAATTGGTGAAAGACCTTCCAAAGCAAGACAAAGTTCCTGACAAAGATGGGAAGGTCCCTAAAAAAGAGCCAGAGAAGCCTGTGAAAACTGAGGAGAAGATGCCCACCAAGGCAGTTGATGCCAAACTGGATAAAAAGAAACGGAAAGATGACAAGCCTTCTTTGAAAGACCTGGATGTCCCTCcattaaaaatagcaaaaatggAAGTTGACATGGCCAAAAGCTCTCCAAAACCTAAACCCAGACTGGAGACCGAAAGGCCAGTTGAGAAGGAAAAAGTAGCTATTCCATCTCTGATGGATATTAAGCCAGAGCCTGTAAGAAAGATTAAAATCAACAGGGAAATTGGCAAGAGAATATCTAGCATTGATCGGCCAGTTTCAGCTGAGGACTCTGCTCATGCCACAGGAAAGAGTAAGACGGACAAGTCTAGAGGAAAATTGAGGAGGAAGGTGCATGTTTCCGATGGGTCAGGATCCTTATTGGTTGATTACACCAG CACCAGCTCCACAGGAGGAAGCCCCATCAAAAAGCATGAGGAGAAGCTTGACCTAAAGAAGACTGTGATAAAGACTTTGGAGGAATACACCAATGACAGCTCCACCCCTGCTGAGGATGAAATCGTCATGATACAAGTGCCCCGTTCCAAGTGGGAAAAGGAGGACTATGAATCTGAGGACGATGATTCTAAGGTTGCCACTAGAACAGATAGCATCAACACATCCAGCTCTGCTCCTTCAGGGGAAAACACTGCTGCGAAATCAACTGACAAGGAGTCTCCTCACGCTGACAAAGCTCCACCTGTCTCCAAAGAGGCAGATGTCAAACCTGCCAAGGACTCCACGTCATGCGATAAGGAGAAAGATTCTGACAAGGACAAAGACAGAGAGCGAGAACGGGACCGAGGGAAAGAAAGAGACCGCAGCAGCACTGCAGATCGTGATATAACTGATAAAAGGAAACCTAGTGCACCTAATCAGGAGAGAGAGCGTGCGCAGGAGAAAGGCAGTGACCATAGCAGTGAACGGAGCTCTTCTTCCCAGTTATCCAGAGACAGGCAAGCTGACAGGCCTGAACCAACCTCTAGAAAGCCACTAGGTAGAGAGACAACTACAGGCCTTGCCAGTAGGAAACCAGAGCATAGAGATGATGCAAGAGACCACTTAGGCACAAGATCAAAAGATGAGAGAAGTCCAATCAGGAGGAGAGTATCACCCTCAAGGGTAAAAGACTTACACACAGACTCTGGGAGAAAAACACTTGATGCACCACAGGAGTCGAATAGGAGTCCAAGTCCAAGTAGGAATAAGAGAGCGTCATCGCAGAATGCCCCAGAGCCAAAACGAACTGGCCCAGAGGATCACAAAGGAGACTGGCCATGCAGTAAGGACAGCCAGGGTTCTAGGCATTCTGATGTGCGTCCTGTAAAGGACCGGGAGCACAGGACTCCTCATAGAGCTTTGACTCCAGAGCCTAGGTCTGATGCAGAGAAAGGTGGCATACATGGTGACCACATCAAAATCCCATCGGTGCGCTCCACGAGACTGTCATCAGATTTAACACGGGAAACCGATGAGGCTGCGTTTGTCCCTGACTACAGCGAAAGTGACAGCGAGACCTCGGACATTGAGAGCAAAATGGAGCAGAGAGGACGAGAGAGGGACAGCAGTGGCAGCCAGAGTCCAAGCCCCTCTGGAAGCCATGGACACAGCAGCAGCCCCAGCTCTCCGGGCAGTCAGGAcagcaaaaagaagaaaaaggacAAAAAGGAGAAGAAGGAAAAGAAGAAACACAAGAagcacaaaaaacacaaaaagcatAAGAAACATACAAGTAATGAGTCTGAATCAGAGCTCAAAGGACAGAAACacaaacataagaaaaaaaagtccaaaaagaacaaggacaaagacaaagatgaCAAGGAAAAAGATGAAAGTGAAAGAGATGAACACAAGGCAAAAGTAtctgtttaa